In Solobacterium moorei, a single genomic region encodes these proteins:
- a CDS encoding acyltransferase family protein, with translation MGFTSDGPLWYVLAIFLLALISPILLLMLKEKKVGWGFIMIVSILTQVMYKLPFKIVQDILQFGVMDNVIYYLPCYLVGAFYGKYEENLHPQNLLGYILLLLGVSYFLEGFIPSLFGVMTKMMLPVFMFFLIPSFNNFKLLKVYNLTFLMYAIHQPLINDLWDGMFKFYIKQNFSVTVYNVGSRFVILLLTLSVSALIYFILSCISPMFLGILTGGRQTVVQRNISTN, from the coding sequence ATTGGGTTCACTTCAGATGGACCACTTTGGTATGTCTTGGCGATATTTTTACTTGCACTCATCTCTCCTATACTTCTTTTAATGCTTAAAGAGAAAAAGGTAGGATGGGGATTTATTATGATTGTCTCAATTTTAACGCAAGTTATGTACAAGCTTCCTTTTAAGATTGTTCAGGATATACTGCAGTTTGGAGTAATGGATAATGTTATATATTACTTGCCGTGCTATCTTGTTGGTGCATTTTATGGTAAATATGAAGAAAATCTTCATCCACAAAATCTGTTAGGATATATATTATTGCTACTTGGAGTATCATATTTTTTAGAAGGCTTTATCCCTTCTCTTTTTGGGGTTATGACAAAAATGATGTTGCCAGTATTTATGTTTTTCTTAATACCTTCATTTAATAATTTCAAGTTATTAAAAGTATATAATTTGACTTTTTTAATGTATGCGATTCATCAACCGTTGATAAATGATTTGTGGGATGGTATGTTCAAATTTTATATTAAGCAGAATTTTTCCGTAACTGTATATAATGTTGGATCGCGTTTTGTAATTTTGTTACTAACACTTTCTGTATCTGCATTGATTTATTTTATATTAAGTTGCATATCTCCAATGTTTTTGGGAATCTTAACAGGTGGCAGACAAACCGTTGTACAGCGAAACATTTCGACGAATTGA